The Punica granatum isolate Tunisia-2019 chromosome 4, ASM765513v2, whole genome shotgun sequence genome has a window encoding:
- the LOC116204849 gene encoding uncharacterized protein LOC116204849 has translation MCSSKSNLHHKAISIARINGRPVLQQACNQINSFPNRRCPPKKASLKSPPPAPEPKSTVLVSPPISPKTRPLRSPVPKRGINDPNGLSSSSDKVSTPKGSLHSANPGRTLKKSMSRALSLPTNSSEINSLKCSIPLASALAEAAAGSIAAARKEQVAMQQEQRKMKIAHYGRVKSLKSESKVVSLDHSALTAATTSRDDKRCSFITANSDPILVAYHDEEWGVPVRDDRLLFELLVLTGAQVGSDWSSVLKKRQLFRDVFSGFDADAVAKFTEKKIIWLSTAYGIESGLIRAAVDSSRCILEVTKEFGTFSEYLWGFVNKKPIATQYKRCQKIPVKTSKAESISKDLVKRGFRAVGPIVIHSFMQAAGLTNDHLITCPRHAQCSLWASPELKKAHQELI, from the exons ATGTGCTCTTCCAAGTCCAACCTTCACCACAAAGCCATTTCCATTGCCCGAATCAATGGCCGCCCCGTCCTTCAGCAGGCTTGTAACCAGATAAACTCGTTTCCCAACAGAAGGTGTCCGCCCAAGAAGGCTTCCCTGAAGTCTCCTCCTCCTGCTCCAGAACCAAAGTCGACGGTTTTGGTTTCCCCTCCCATTTCGCCCAAGACTAGACCACTTAGATCCCCGGTTCCGAAGCGAGGAATTAATGACCCAAATGGGCTGAGTTCGAGTTCTGACAAGGTCTCGACGCCAAAGGGTTCCCTGCATTCAGCAAATCCTGGGAGGACCCTGAAGAAATCGATGAGCAGGGCTCTGTCATTACCGACTAACTCTTCAGAGATCAACTCCCTGAAATGCAGCATTCCTTTGGCTTCTGCCTTAGCTGAAGCTGCTGCTGGAAGCATCGCTGCTGCAAGGAAGGAACAGGTGGCTATGCAGCAAGAGCAGCGGAAGATGAAGATCGCCCACTATGGAAGAGTCAAGTCCTTGAAAAGCGAGAGCAAAGTTGTTTCCCTCGATCATTCTGCTTTAACTGCTGCTACTACTAGCCGGGATGATAAGCGGTGCAGTTTCATCACAGCCAACTCAG ATCCGATCTTGGTTGCTTACCATGATGAAGAATGGGGTGTTCCTGTTCGTGACGATAGGCTTCTCTTTGAGCTTCTTGTATTGACAGGGGCTCAAGTCGGGTCCGACTGGTCCTCAGTCTTGAAGAAACGCCAACTTTTCCG GGACGTATTCTCGGGATTTGATGCAGATGCAGTTGCCAAATTTACCGAAAAGAAGATAATATGGCTGAGCACAGCGTATGGCATCGAATCTGGCCTTATTCGAGCAGCAGTCGACAGCTCTAGATGTATTCTTGAG GTGACAAAGGAATTCGGGACGTTTTCGGAGTACTTGTGGGGGTTTGTGAATAAGAAGCCAATCGCGACCCAGTACAAGAGGTGCCAGAAGATACCGGTGAAGACCTCAAAGGCGGAGAGCATTAGCAAGGACCTGGTGAAGCGAGGATTCCGGGCTGTCGGACCCATTGTAATCCACTCCTTCATGCAGGCAGCAGGCCTCACAAACGACCACCTGATCACTTGCCCCAGGCATGCCCAGTGCTCTCTTTGGGCGTCGCCAGAATTGAAGAAAGCACATCAAGAATTGATTTAG